One region of Natronobacterium texcoconense genomic DNA includes:
- a CDS encoding M48 family metallopeptidase, producing the protein MSGRSRWSLRLRLVGTLTILVLVATGVLAVVAWALFAVASALGLTGSSAEAGTPLPLAGGTVVLAACLLLLVHGRYGYRRTLESVDARPVEDGDPHGLRERVRRFALAAGVEEPSVAVADTDEPTTFTVSNGTDATVVVTTGALETLSADELEAVLAHEVAHLANRDATVATVAATIGSISEGLFARERRLGEWIRFLLTIGSVTIVLALVAIPIVVLSAFYLLVSVLARTVLAINAISVGFHARAREYAADRAGAELVGDPAALASALQTLDGAGPPNEDARRRSHASATLGIVPYALGERTDADLLEESSLSRWIPDADSELDRAEFVAVLSRLFGRIGRALEWRPATHPPVEKRIERLRNMSRERVRTVETG; encoded by the coding sequence ATGTCCGGTCGGTCCCGCTGGTCCCTTCGACTTCGCCTGGTGGGGACACTCACGATACTCGTCCTCGTCGCAACGGGCGTCCTCGCCGTCGTCGCCTGGGCGCTGTTCGCCGTCGCGTCCGCACTCGGCCTCACCGGTTCGTCCGCCGAGGCGGGAACGCCGCTTCCGCTCGCGGGCGGGACGGTCGTACTGGCGGCGTGCCTGCTCCTCCTCGTTCACGGTCGGTACGGCTATCGCCGAACGCTCGAGTCGGTCGACGCCCGACCCGTCGAAGACGGCGACCCCCACGGCCTTCGCGAGCGCGTCCGTCGGTTCGCACTCGCCGCCGGCGTCGAAGAGCCGTCGGTCGCGGTCGCCGACACCGACGAACCGACCACTTTCACCGTCAGCAACGGCACCGACGCGACGGTCGTCGTCACGACCGGCGCACTCGAGACGCTCTCGGCCGACGAACTCGAGGCCGTCCTCGCCCACGAGGTAGCCCACCTCGCGAACCGGGACGCGACCGTCGCGACCGTCGCCGCGACGATCGGGTCGATCTCGGAAGGGCTGTTCGCCCGCGAGCGACGGCTCGGCGAGTGGATCCGATTTCTGCTCACGATCGGCTCGGTCACGATCGTGCTGGCACTCGTTGCGATTCCGATCGTCGTCCTCTCTGCGTTCTACCTGCTAGTTAGCGTTCTCGCGCGTACGGTGCTCGCGATCAACGCCATCTCCGTCGGCTTTCACGCCCGCGCTCGAGAGTACGCCGCTGACAGAGCCGGCGCGGAACTGGTCGGCGATCCCGCTGCGCTCGCATCCGCACTCCAGACGCTCGACGGCGCTGGACCACCCAACGAAGACGCCCGCCGGCGGTCTCACGCGAGCGCGACGCTCGGCATCGTTCCCTACGCGCTGGGGGAACGAACTGATGCCGACCTCCTCGAGGAGTCGTCGCTCTCCCGGTGGATTCCCGACGCGGACAGCGAACTCGACCGCGCCGAATTCGTGGCCGTGCTCTCGAGACTGTTCGGGCGCATCGGTCGGGCACTCGAGTGGCGACCCGCGACGCATCCGCCGGTCGAGAAGCGAATCGAGCGGTTGCGGAACATGAGCCGTGAGCGAGTCAGGACCGTCGAAACCGGATAG
- a CDS encoding 5-methyltetrahydropteroyltriglutamate--homocysteine methyltransferase: MTEYVSTTPGLFPLPDWAKDDLSDLKGHQKHDLVSGDEGEEITAAYEEAREEVIDVQEDANLDRIAEGQLRWDDMLAHPLAVHDAVDTQGIVRYYDNNNFYRDPVVQGDLDFSGDVANELEAAAELTDGDLQAVLPGPYSLADLATDEHYGDEADFLAAIADFLAGEAEAFPEVETLFLLEPSLVESAPEDGQDERASEAIDQVASATDADVVVQPYWGALEEKVYAHLLDADIDAVGFDFVANQEDNLYNVQEYGATDDISLGLVDGQNTLVEDPEAVRDRVDWVYDQIPVSEFETVYLTTNTETFYLPYAKFEEKLAVLAEAADLAEVKAA, translated from the coding sequence ATGACTGAGTACGTTTCGACCACACCGGGGCTCTTTCCGCTCCCGGACTGGGCGAAAGACGACCTCTCGGACCTGAAAGGCCACCAGAAACACGACCTCGTCAGCGGCGACGAAGGCGAGGAGATCACCGCGGCCTACGAGGAGGCCCGCGAAGAGGTGATCGACGTTCAGGAGGACGCGAACCTCGATCGCATCGCCGAGGGCCAGCTTCGCTGGGACGACATGCTCGCACACCCACTGGCCGTCCACGACGCCGTCGACACCCAGGGGATCGTCCGCTACTACGACAACAACAACTTCTACCGCGACCCCGTCGTCCAGGGCGATCTCGACTTCTCCGGCGACGTCGCGAACGAACTCGAGGCCGCAGCCGAACTGACCGACGGCGACCTGCAGGCCGTCCTCCCCGGCCCCTACTCGCTCGCGGACCTCGCGACCGACGAACACTACGGCGACGAGGCCGACTTCCTCGCGGCCATCGCCGACTTCCTCGCGGGCGAGGCCGAGGCGTTCCCCGAGGTAGAGACGCTGTTCCTGCTCGAGCCGTCGCTCGTCGAGTCGGCACCCGAGGACGGCCAGGACGAACGCGCGAGTGAAGCGATCGATCAGGTTGCAAGCGCCACGGACGCCGACGTCGTCGTCCAGCCCTACTGGGGCGCACTCGAGGAGAAAGTCTACGCACACCTGCTCGACGCCGATATCGACGCGGTCGGCTTCGACTTCGTCGCCAACCAGGAGGACAACCTCTACAACGTCCAGGAGTACGGTGCGACCGACGATATCTCGCTCGGACTCGTCGACGGCCAGAACACGCTCGTCGAGGACCCCGAAGCGGTACGCGACCGCGTCGACTGGGTGTACGACCAGATTCCCGTCTCCGAGTTCGAGACCGTCTACCTGACGACGAACACGGAGACGTTCTACCTGCCATACGCCAAGTTCGAGGAGAAACTCGCCGTCCTTGCCGAAGCCGCGGACCTCGCGGAGGTGAAAGCAGCATGA
- a CDS encoding carbohydrate ABC transporter permease, translating to MATSQPQSRSTDDEENLGPLERWTRDVVTDPDKRGRLYRALFYVVTLFFLVTTLFPFYWLLVLALTPNNEILEGDWSLPFVGVEFPHVHPNDVNPTAFVEVFQQVPFHLYVFNSFVLATVTTIIVLILASLAGYVFGRLEFPGRGLMMLAILAISYFPPAAFLVPLFDAFLGNAVVVPFLGIELFESPRLVNTPGSMIMPFSALFLPLSIFILTTFYSQIPDGLEDAARVEGTTRLGALFRVIMPLSAPGVATAAVLTFIAVYNEYFFSSIMALQNEPEQWSPLVGGILSYQTQYTTDFNLMAAASIVGVLPMLILVVVAQERIVSGLTEGALKE from the coding sequence ATGGCGACGAGCCAACCACAGTCGCGGTCGACCGACGACGAAGAGAATCTCGGGCCGCTCGAGCGTTGGACTCGAGACGTCGTCACCGATCCCGACAAACGCGGCCGACTGTACAGGGCGCTATTTTACGTCGTGACGCTGTTTTTCCTCGTTACGACCCTGTTCCCGTTCTACTGGCTGCTGGTGCTCGCGTTGACGCCGAACAACGAGATTCTCGAGGGAGACTGGTCGCTGCCATTCGTCGGCGTCGAATTCCCTCACGTCCATCCGAACGACGTCAACCCCACCGCGTTCGTCGAGGTGTTCCAGCAGGTGCCGTTCCACCTCTACGTGTTCAACAGCTTCGTGCTCGCGACGGTGACGACGATCATCGTCCTGATCCTCGCGAGTCTCGCAGGGTACGTCTTCGGCCGGCTCGAGTTCCCGGGTCGCGGGCTGATGATGCTCGCGATCCTGGCGATCTCGTACTTCCCGCCGGCGGCGTTCCTGGTGCCGCTGTTCGACGCGTTCCTCGGGAACGCGGTCGTCGTTCCGTTCCTGGGGATCGAGCTATTCGAGTCGCCGCGGCTGGTCAACACGCCGGGCTCGATGATCATGCCCTTCAGCGCGCTGTTCCTGCCGCTGTCGATCTTCATCCTCACCACGTTCTACTCGCAGATTCCGGACGGACTCGAGGATGCGGCACGCGTGGAGGGGACGACGCGGCTGGGCGCGCTGTTTCGCGTGATCATGCCGCTGTCGGCACCCGGCGTCGCGACTGCGGCCGTCCTGACGTTCATCGCCGTCTACAACGAGTACTTCTTCAGCTCGATCATGGCGTTGCAGAACGAGCCCGAGCAGTGGTCGCCACTCGTAGGCGGAATTCTCAGCTACCAGACCCAGTACACGACGGACTTCAACCTGATGGCGGCGGCCAGCATCGTCGGCGTCCTGCCGATGCTGATCCTCGTCGTGGTCGCACAGGAACGAATCGTGAGCGGATTGACCGAAGGAGCACTCAAAGAGTAA
- a CDS encoding TrmB family transcriptional regulator, with protein sequence MDRTELTETLEDAGLSPYQADAFVTLLELGSASATDVAQASSVPDPRIYDVLRGLEEEGYVETYEQDSLHARAHDPADVLADLRTRANRFETAADEIEDRWSRPDLEEHKVSIVKRLDTVLTRADELIRSATNQVQIGLTPHQFADLEDALEEATENGVDVKVCLFPSLGSDPSLPGDDVLARTCTEARHRAIPSPFVALIDRSWTCFSPHGGSTNEYGVIVNDRTHAYVFNWYFQTCLWEVHETIYSSRSDEPPITYVDLRHCLRDVVPLLEGGHEIEATIRGFETGTGHGVTQRGRIVDVTYAGISASDDRGAPLSQLAGEASLTLATDDETYTVGGWGAMIEDFEATRITIESID encoded by the coding sequence ATGGACAGAACGGAACTCACCGAGACGCTCGAGGATGCGGGACTCTCACCCTACCAGGCCGACGCGTTCGTGACGTTACTGGAACTCGGCTCCGCGTCGGCGACCGACGTCGCCCAGGCCAGTTCGGTCCCCGACCCACGGATCTACGACGTGTTGCGCGGCCTCGAGGAGGAAGGCTACGTCGAGACCTACGAGCAGGACAGTCTGCACGCGCGGGCCCACGATCCGGCAGACGTGCTCGCGGATCTGCGAACGCGGGCCAACCGGTTCGAGACCGCGGCCGACGAAATCGAAGACCGCTGGAGTCGACCGGACCTCGAGGAGCACAAGGTCAGCATCGTCAAACGGCTCGATACTGTGCTGACGCGGGCCGACGAGTTGATCCGTTCGGCCACGAACCAGGTCCAGATCGGGCTGACGCCACACCAGTTCGCCGACCTCGAGGACGCACTCGAGGAAGCGACCGAGAACGGTGTCGACGTCAAGGTCTGTCTGTTCCCGTCGCTGGGGAGCGATCCGTCGCTTCCGGGCGACGACGTACTTGCCCGGACGTGTACGGAGGCGCGCCATCGTGCCATCCCGTCCCCGTTCGTCGCGCTAATCGACCGGTCCTGGACGTGTTTCTCGCCCCACGGGGGGTCAACCAACGAGTACGGCGTCATCGTCAACGACCGAACCCACGCGTACGTCTTCAACTGGTACTTCCAGACCTGTCTCTGGGAGGTCCACGAGACGATCTACTCCTCTCGCAGCGACGAACCGCCGATCACCTACGTCGACCTCCGGCACTGTCTCCGCGACGTCGTCCCGCTGCTCGAGGGGGGACACGAGATCGAGGCGACGATTCGGGGCTTCGAGACGGGCACCGGCCACGGGGTGACTCAGCGTGGACGGATCGTCGACGTCACCTACGCCGGCATTTCGGCGAGCGACGATCGGGGAGCGCCGCTTTCGCAACTGGCGGGCGAGGCGTCACTGACGCTGGCCACCGACGACGAAACGTACACCGTCGGCGGCTGGGGAGCGATGATCGAGGACTTCGAGGCGACCCGGATCACGATCGAATCGATCGACTAA
- a CDS encoding carbohydrate kinase family protein gives MSHEILVAGETLIDFLPEEPGPISSVEGFDRRPGGAPANVAVALSRLERTPLFWTRVGEDPFGQYLLETLEEQGLPDRFFETDPAAKTSLAFVTHDETGDREFSFYRDGTADTRLEPGRIDDETLAECEWVHAGGVTLSNGRSREATLDLLERAAERGCTVSFDPNERPELWPDVETYRSVVREALANVDVLKATVGELERLGFAGDSPEAIARDAMEAGPAAVFVTRGDAGAIAVADGGGEWEGVASHRGFDPDVVDTTGAGDAFVAGTIAGLSDGRGLEETLAFANAVGAEATTAAGAMAALPDRAGVTSLTDGR, from the coding sequence ATGAGCCACGAGATACTGGTCGCCGGCGAGACGCTGATCGACTTCCTCCCCGAGGAACCCGGTCCGATCTCGAGCGTCGAGGGATTCGATCGGCGACCCGGTGGCGCGCCAGCGAACGTCGCCGTGGCACTCTCGCGACTCGAGCGGACGCCGCTGTTCTGGACGCGCGTGGGCGAGGACCCCTTCGGGCAGTACCTCCTGGAGACGCTCGAGGAGCAGGGTCTCCCGGATCGCTTCTTCGAGACCGATCCGGCGGCGAAGACGAGTCTGGCGTTCGTCACCCACGACGAGACCGGCGACCGGGAGTTCTCGTTCTACCGCGACGGGACGGCCGATACCCGACTCGAGCCTGGTCGGATCGACGACGAGACGCTGGCAGAGTGCGAGTGGGTCCACGCTGGCGGCGTGACGCTCTCGAACGGTCGCTCGCGGGAGGCGACGCTGGATCTGCTCGAGCGGGCCGCCGAGCGGGGGTGTACGGTCTCGTTCGATCCGAACGAGCGACCGGAACTGTGGCCGGATGTGGAGACCTATCGGTCGGTCGTCCGCGAGGCGCTGGCGAACGTCGACGTGCTGAAAGCCACCGTGGGTGAACTCGAGCGGCTGGGTTTTGCCGGCGACTCACCCGAAGCGATCGCACGGGACGCGATGGAAGCGGGTCCAGCGGCCGTATTCGTCACCCGTGGCGACGCAGGTGCGATCGCCGTCGCCGACGGCGGAGGTGAGTGGGAGGGAGTCGCGAGCCATCGCGGATTCGATCCGGACGTCGTCGATACGACCGGTGCGGGAGATGCGTTCGTCGCCGGTACGATCGCAGGACTGTCCGATGGGCGAGGCCTCGAGGAGACGCTCGCGTTCGCGAACGCGGTCGGGGCCGAGGCGACGACGGCAGCCGGTGCGATGGCGGCGCTACCGGATCGTGCGGGCGTGACGTCGCTTACGGACGGGCGATAG
- a CDS encoding outer membrane protein assembly factor BamB family protein, translating to MPSTRRNLLASVVAGSAAIAGCITGEQAQSPTPDEPPPSGVDELPDPDGHVFGANGSWSSFGCNANNTRAVSDGEAPVDGVTEQWRVEVPQLAFDPPVVADGVVYLLDPPQTLRALDATDGDELWAVEDARQLPLVRDGVVYVSSYDTVRALGADTGDLLWEREFELPGRVTSPATYAGDQLVCGVGETVVALEADTGEEAWRRDVYGQILDHLAFFMGYGIVVATEAGMVYVLGEDGVGMRRWQLPAPVRLPPTADRDTIYVNCRDGNTYALTGETRIEVSWTAGTGGANHGIGVVDDLVFVRGYDDLYALDTDDGTHRWEYDVGDWSQTAPAYGRETVFVGGDALYALDPTPGGNPDDGPAVRFRQEFAGRVGPGPILDDGVLYVVAEVDEEEYALLALE from the coding sequence ATGCCCTCCACTCGACGGAATCTCCTGGCTAGCGTCGTTGCCGGGAGCGCCGCTATTGCGGGATGTATAACTGGCGAACAGGCACAGTCGCCGACGCCGGACGAACCCCCACCGTCGGGCGTCGACGAACTACCCGATCCCGACGGCCACGTCTTCGGTGCGAACGGCTCGTGGTCGAGTTTCGGCTGTAACGCCAACAACACTCGTGCAGTTTCCGACGGCGAGGCACCGGTCGACGGTGTAACTGAGCAGTGGCGCGTCGAGGTTCCCCAACTCGCGTTCGATCCACCTGTCGTCGCCGACGGGGTCGTCTATTTGCTCGACCCGCCACAAACGCTTCGAGCCCTGGATGCGACCGACGGTGACGAACTGTGGGCTGTCGAAGACGCCAGACAGTTACCGCTGGTCCGGGACGGAGTCGTCTATGTCTCGTCGTACGATACGGTTCGTGCACTCGGGGCCGACACCGGCGATCTCCTGTGGGAACGGGAGTTCGAGCTGCCGGGACGAGTAACGTCGCCGGCGACCTACGCAGGAGATCAACTGGTCTGTGGCGTTGGCGAGACTGTCGTCGCGCTCGAGGCCGACACCGGCGAAGAGGCGTGGCGACGCGACGTCTACGGACAGATCCTCGACCATCTCGCGTTCTTCATGGGCTACGGCATCGTCGTCGCCACCGAAGCGGGGATGGTCTACGTGCTCGGGGAGGACGGAGTCGGGATGCGACGGTGGCAACTCCCGGCACCGGTGAGACTGCCGCCGACTGCGGATAGAGACACGATTTACGTCAACTGTCGCGACGGGAATACGTATGCGCTGACCGGCGAGACTCGCATCGAGGTGTCCTGGACGGCGGGAACTGGTGGGGCAAATCACGGTATCGGCGTCGTCGACGACCTCGTCTTCGTCAGGGGGTACGACGACCTCTACGCACTCGATACCGACGACGGGACCCACCGGTGGGAGTACGACGTCGGCGACTGGTCACAGACCGCGCCGGCGTACGGCCGCGAGACGGTGTTCGTCGGCGGCGACGCCCTGTACGCGCTGGATCCGACGCCCGGCGGCAATCCCGACGATGGCCCCGCAGTCCGATTCCGACAGGAGTTCGCAGGACGGGTCGGACCCGGTCCGATCCTCGACGACGGCGTGCTCTACGTCGTCGCCGAAGTCGACGAGGAAGAGTACGCGTTGCTCGCCCTCGAGTAA
- a CDS encoding HemK2/MTQ2 family protein methyltransferase: MGLREQRDVETDVYQPAEDSQLLASAASDRIAGDELVLEVGTGSGYVAHTVAEETGARVIASDLNPHAVRQARDEGLETVRADLVSPFADGTFDAVLFNPPYLPTDPDNEWDDWMERALSGGEDGREVIDPFLERVGRVLAPDGVVYLLVSSLTGVDEVVERAGEEGFSAVAVADESFPFETLTVLELCR, encoded by the coding sequence ATGGGGCTCCGAGAGCAACGCGACGTCGAAACCGACGTCTACCAGCCGGCAGAGGACTCACAGCTACTGGCCAGCGCCGCCAGCGACCGAATCGCGGGCGACGAACTCGTCCTCGAGGTCGGCACCGGGTCGGGCTACGTCGCCCACACGGTCGCCGAGGAGACCGGTGCCCGCGTGATCGCCTCGGACCTGAACCCCCACGCAGTCCGCCAGGCTCGCGACGAGGGCCTCGAGACGGTTCGTGCGGACCTCGTTTCCCCCTTTGCCGACGGGACGTTCGACGCCGTTCTCTTCAACCCGCCGTACCTGCCGACCGACCCCGACAACGAGTGGGACGACTGGATGGAACGCGCTCTCTCGGGCGGCGAGGACGGCCGGGAAGTGATCGATCCGTTCCTCGAGCGCGTCGGGCGCGTACTCGCTCCCGATGGCGTCGTCTACCTGCTGGTCAGCAGCCTGACGGGGGTCGACGAAGTCGTCGAGCGGGCTGGTGAGGAAGGGTTCAGTGCGGTCGCCGTCGCCGACGAGTCGTTCCCGTTCGAGACGCTGACGGTGCTCGAGTTGTGTCGGTGA
- a CDS encoding methionine synthase — MSRNKDQFRPDDHENDHFLLSTVVGSYPKPKWLNRAKELYQDPDHGFDEDDWQEAKDDASRLITNEHERAGLDVVVDGEMRRNEMVEFFAHRIEGYEFNGPVKVWGHNYFDKPSVVSEVEYTDSWLVDEYEFTASATDRPVKVPITGPYTLANWSFNEAYDDDEALAYDLADLVNEEIEKLVEAGARYIQIDEPALATTPDDHAIVGEALERIVADIPEEVRIGLHVCYGDYSRIYPEILEFPVDEFDLELANGDYDQLEVFKDPEFTADLALGVTDVHVAEVESVEQIEENIKKGLEVVPPEQLVVSPDCGVKLLPREVAYGKMANMVEAARNVEQDLDDGNIDVERGTAAPADD; from the coding sequence ATGAGCCGAAACAAAGATCAGTTCCGACCGGACGACCACGAGAACGACCACTTCCTGCTGTCGACCGTCGTCGGCAGCTACCCCAAACCCAAGTGGCTCAACCGCGCGAAAGAGCTCTACCAGGACCCAGACCACGGGTTCGACGAGGACGACTGGCAGGAGGCTAAAGACGACGCTTCCCGCCTCATCACGAACGAACACGAACGCGCTGGCCTGGACGTCGTCGTCGACGGCGAGATGCGGCGCAACGAGATGGTCGAGTTCTTCGCCCACCGCATCGAGGGCTACGAGTTCAACGGACCCGTCAAGGTGTGGGGACACAACTACTTCGACAAACCGAGCGTCGTGAGCGAGGTCGAGTACACCGACTCCTGGCTCGTCGACGAGTACGAGTTCACCGCGAGCGCGACCGACCGCCCGGTCAAGGTCCCCATCACGGGCCCGTACACACTCGCGAACTGGTCGTTCAACGAGGCCTACGACGACGACGAGGCACTCGCCTACGACCTCGCCGACCTCGTCAACGAGGAAATTGAGAAACTCGTCGAAGCCGGCGCTCGCTACATCCAGATCGACGAACCCGCGCTCGCAACCACGCCCGACGACCACGCCATCGTCGGCGAGGCACTCGAGCGCATCGTCGCCGACATCCCCGAAGAGGTCCGGATCGGCCTCCACGTCTGTTACGGCGATTACTCCCGTATCTACCCCGAGATCCTCGAGTTCCCCGTCGACGAGTTCGACCTCGAACTGGCAAACGGCGACTACGACCAGCTCGAGGTCTTCAAGGACCCCGAGTTCACGGCCGACCTCGCACTGGGCGTCACGGACGTCCACGTCGCCGAAGTCGAGTCCGTCGAACAGATCGAAGAGAACATCAAGAAAGGGCTCGAGGTCGTCCCGCCGGAGCAGCTCGTCGTCTCGCCCGACTGTGGCGTGAAACTTCTCCCGCGAGAGGTCGCCTACGGCAAGATGGCGAACATGGTCGAGGCAGCCCGCAACGTCGAGCAGGACCTGGACGACGGCAATATCGACGTCGAACGCGGCACCGCGGCACCGGCCGACGACTGA
- a CDS encoding carbohydrate ABC transporter permease → MGTEERTAGPVRETNRSGPLVAFTRWMENLGETGFAYLLLTPVFLLLTAIALYPLLRTFELSLYQNVLSDPEFVGFQNYVALFTGEADARMPGTTTFLPDVSTSGSFPFVHVDGWLRSALAVTLLFTIVSVFFETIIGFGQALVLDQDFRGRRWVRAAIIIPWAIPIVIQGMIFYLMFHPSTGFMTEYLANWGLVAENNTLNDPASSLLIVIVADIWKTTAFMALLILAGLQSIDRSLYDVAKVAGASKWQQFKLITFPLVLPALGIAVLFRMLDAMRVYGLIDSVSNCTTVPSLSCMVVESFNTNRGLASAIAFVTALIIGITAMGVVYQQYKEGF, encoded by the coding sequence ATGGGGACCGAAGAACGGACGGCCGGCCCGGTTCGCGAGACGAACCGGTCGGGCCCACTCGTCGCGTTCACTCGCTGGATGGAGAACCTCGGCGAGACGGGGTTTGCCTACCTGCTGTTGACGCCGGTGTTTCTCCTCCTGACGGCGATCGCGCTGTATCCGCTGTTGCGGACGTTCGAGCTGTCGCTGTACCAGAACGTGCTGTCGGATCCGGAGTTCGTCGGCTTCCAGAACTACGTCGCGCTGTTTACCGGCGAGGCCGACGCCCGGATGCCCGGAACGACGACGTTCCTGCCCGACGTGAGCACCAGCGGGAGTTTTCCGTTCGTCCACGTCGACGGCTGGCTCCGAAGCGCACTCGCCGTGACGCTGCTCTTCACCATCGTCAGCGTCTTCTTCGAGACGATCATCGGCTTCGGACAGGCACTGGTTCTGGATCAGGACTTTCGCGGCCGTCGCTGGGTCCGCGCCGCGATCATCATCCCGTGGGCGATCCCGATCGTCATCCAGGGGATGATCTTCTACCTGATGTTCCACCCCAGCACCGGATTCATGACGGAGTATCTGGCTAACTGGGGGCTGGTCGCGGAGAACAACACGCTCAACGATCCGGCGAGTTCGCTGTTGATCGTCATCGTCGCCGACATCTGGAAAACGACGGCGTTCATGGCGTTGCTCATCCTCGCCGGCCTCCAGAGCATCGACCGGAGCCTCTACGACGTCGCGAAGGTCGCTGGCGCGAGCAAGTGGCAGCAGTTCAAGCTGATCACGTTCCCGCTGGTGCTGCCAGCACTGGGAATCGCCGTGCTGTTCCGGATGCTCGACGCGATGCGAGTCTACGGGCTCATCGACTCCGTCTCGAACTGTACCACCGTGCCGTCGCTGTCGTGTATGGTCGTCGAATCGTTCAACACGAACCGCGGACTCGCGTCCGCGATCGCGTTCGTGACGGCTCTCATCATCGGTATCACCGCCATGGGCGTCGTCTACCAGCAGTACAAGGAGGGGTTCTGA
- a CDS encoding substrate-binding domain-containing protein has protein sequence MSEKHSQGNGQRKSSVSRRTFVKAAGVSGATVSLAGCIYGDGAEASADAVTLGLDPNMVSEVGDEFVDLLHENGADGIEIELQSGAEDTGERRDTYTQLLQAEETEPDLLLMDNGWVNVFIQRGDIENLSDHLDDDALSRVEDDYFEAFTATAREPETDDLYGIPIFPDYPTMQYRKDYAREAGYDEDDFEEWATEPMTWQEWAEVTEEIVEASDADYGLATQWDIYEGTACCTWNEVMSSFGGAYFGGFDNLFGPVGDRPVTVDEPEFVEGLEMMRTFVADEHDDYTNDDYPLGLATSDITSWMEEDAREAILNGSAVMQRNWPYAINQNVGDDEDLLDVDDYGAMPIPYGVSEDEAAQPGTGGTTAALGGWHMTLNPHSERKEEATQVLQAMMEDSFNLDMFELWGWVPPKPDLFDAEEAEAIDPMGEYMDTLRVAGENAMPRPVTTVWPDQATLIAEEVNNAVAGDKAPDEAAADLQGGLEDIEG, from the coding sequence ATGAGTGAGAAACACTCACAGGGGAATGGACAGCGGAAATCGAGCGTTTCACGCCGAACGTTCGTCAAGGCAGCCGGTGTGAGCGGTGCAACGGTGAGCCTCGCCGGATGTATCTACGGCGACGGCGCCGAGGCCTCGGCCGACGCCGTGACGCTCGGCCTGGATCCGAACATGGTTTCGGAGGTCGGTGACGAGTTCGTCGACCTGCTCCACGAGAACGGAGCGGACGGCATCGAGATCGAACTCCAGTCGGGTGCCGAAGACACCGGTGAACGACGGGACACCTACACGCAACTGCTCCAGGCGGAAGAGACCGAACCGGACCTGCTCCTGATGGACAACGGCTGGGTGAACGTCTTCATCCAGCGCGGCGACATCGAGAACCTCAGCGACCACCTCGACGACGACGCGCTCTCGAGAGTGGAGGACGACTACTTCGAGGCGTTTACCGCGACGGCACGGGAGCCCGAGACCGACGACCTGTACGGGATTCCGATCTTCCCGGACTACCCGACGATGCAGTACCGCAAGGACTACGCTCGGGAAGCAGGCTACGACGAAGACGATTTCGAGGAGTGGGCCACCGAGCCGATGACCTGGCAAGAGTGGGCCGAGGTTACGGAGGAGATCGTCGAGGCCTCCGACGCCGACTACGGCCTCGCCACCCAGTGGGACATCTACGAGGGAACTGCCTGCTGTACGTGGAACGAGGTCATGTCCTCGTTCGGCGGCGCCTACTTCGGCGGCTTCGACAACCTCTTCGGACCGGTCGGCGACCGGCCCGTGACCGTCGACGAACCCGAGTTCGTCGAGGGCCTCGAGATGATGCGGACGTTCGTCGCGGACGAACACGACGACTACACGAACGACGACTACCCGCTCGGACTCGCGACCTCGGATATCACGTCCTGGATGGAAGAAGACGCCCGCGAAGCGATCCTCAACGGCAGCGCGGTGATGCAGCGCAACTGGCCGTACGCCATCAACCAGAACGTCGGCGACGACGAGGACCTGCTCGACGTCGACGACTACGGGGCGATGCCGATTCCCTACGGCGTCAGCGAAGACGAGGCCGCCCAACCCGGTACCGGCGGAACGACCGCCGCGCTCGGTGGCTGGCACATGACGCTGAACCCACACTCCGAGCGCAAGGAAGAGGCAACCCAGGTCCTGCAGGCAATGATGGAAGATAGCTTCAACCTCGACATGTTCGAACTCTGGGGGTGGGTTCCGCCGAAGCCGGACCTCTTCGACGCCGAAGAAGCGGAAGCAATCGATCCGATGGGCGAGTACATGGACACACTGCGCGTGGCCGGTGAGAACGCGATGCCACGCCCCGTAACGACGGTCTGGCCCGATCAGGCGACGCTCATCGCCGAGGAAGTCAACAACGCAGTCGCCGGGGACAAAGCGCCCGACGAAGCGGCTGCTGACCTCCAGGGCGGCCTCGAGGACATCGAAGGGTAA